A single genomic interval of Orcinus orca chromosome 19, mOrcOrc1.1, whole genome shotgun sequence harbors:
- the ETV4 gene encoding ETS translocation variant 4 isoform X7, with product MASSAFIPEQRSFLRSSGTSQPHPGHGYLGEHSSVFQQPLDICHSFTPSQGGGREPLPAPYQHQLSEPCPPYPQQSFKREYLDPLYEQAGQPGQPAVGQGGINGHRYPGAGVVIKQEQMDFSYDSDVPGYASMYLHAEGFSGPSPGDGTMGYGYEKPLRPFPDDVCVVPEKFEGDIKQEGVGAFREGPPYQRRGALQLWQFLVALLDDPTNAHFIAWTGRGMEFKLIEPEEVARLWGIQKNRPAMNYDKLSRSLRYYYEKGIMQKVAGERYVYKFVCEPEALFSLAFPDNQRPTLKAEFDRPVSEEDTVPLSHLDESPAYLPELAGPAQPFGPKGGYSY from the exons AACAACGGAGTTTCCTGAGATCTTCTggcacctcccagccccaccctggccaTGGGTACCTCGGGGAGCATAG CTCTGTCTTCCAGCAGCCCCTGGATATCTGCCACTCCTTCACACCCTCTCAGGGAGGGGGCCGGGAACCTCTCCCAGCCCCCTACCAACACCAGCTGTCGGAGCCCTGCCCACCCTACCCCCAGCAGAGCTTCAAGCGGGAATACCTTGACCCCCTGTATGAACAGGCCGGCCAACCCGGCCAGCCGGCAGTGGGCCAGGGTGGAATCAATGGGCACAGGTACCCAGGGGCGGGGGTAGTGATCAAACAGGAGCAGATGGACTTCTCCTACGACTCAG ACGTCCCTGGGTATGCTTCAATGTACCTTCACGCAGAGGGTTTCTCCGGGCCCTCTCCAGGTGACGGGACCATGG GCTATGGCTATGAGAAACCTCTGCGACCATTCCCAGATGATGTCTGCGTCGTCCCTGAGAAATTTGAAG GAGACATCAAGCAGGAAGGGGTGGGAGCCTTCAGAGAGGGGCCGCCCTACCAGCGCCGGGGTGCCTTGCAGCTGTGGCAGTTTCTGGTGGCCCTGCTGGATGACCCGACAAATGCCCACTTCATTGCCTGGACCGGCCGGGGGATGGAGTTCAAACTAATTGAGCCTGAGGAG GTCGCCAGGCTCTGGGGCATCCAGAAGAACCGGCCAGCCATGAATTACGACAAACTGAGCCGCTCACTCCGATACTACTACGAGAAAGGCATCATGCAGAAG GTGGCTGGCGAGCGTTACGTGTATAAGTTTGTGTGCGAGCCCGAGGCCCTCTTCTCTCTGGCCTTCCCGGACAATCAGCGTCCAACTCTCAAGGCTGAGTTTGACCGGCCCGTCAGTGAGGAGGACACAGTCCCTTTGTCCCACTTGGACGAGAGCCCCGCCTACCTCCCAGAGCTGGCTGGCCCCGCCCAGCCCTTTGGCCCCAAGGGTGGCTACTCTTACTAG
- the DHX8 gene encoding ATP-dependent RNA helicase DHX8: MAVAVATAAAVPGTELGPAEELAKLEYLSLVSKVCTELDNHLGINDKDLAEFVISLAEKNTTFDTFKASLVKNGAEFTDSLISNLLRLIQTMRPPAKPSTSKDPVVKPKTEKEKLKELFPVLCQPDNPSVRTMLDEDDVKVAVDVLKELEALMPSAAGQEKHRDAEHRDKTKKKKRSRERDRERDRDRNRDHKRRHRSRSRSRSRTRERNKGKSRYRSRSRSQSPPRDRKDRDKYGERNLDRWRDKHVDRPPPEEPAIGDVYNGKVTSIMQFGCFVQLEGLRKRWEGLVHISELRREGRVANVADVVSKGQRVKVKVLSFTGTKTSLSMKDVDQETGEDLNPNRRRNLVGETNEETSMRNPDRPTHLSLVSAPEVEDDSLERKRLTRISDPEKWEIKQMIAANVLSKEEFPDFDEETGILPKVDDEEDEDLEIELVEEEPPFLRGHTKQSMDMSPIKIVKNPDGSLSQAAMMQSALAKERRELKQAQREAEMDSIPMGLNKHWVDPLPDAEGRQIAANMRGIGMMPNDIPEWKKHAFGGNKASYGKKTQMSIIEQRESLPIYKLKEQLVQAVHDNQILIVIGETGSGKTTQITQYLAEAGYTSRGKIGCTQPRRVAAMSVAKRVSEEFGCCLGQEVGYTIRFEDCTSPETVIKYMTDGMLLRECLIDPDLTQYAIIMLDEAHERTIHTDVLFGLLKKTVQKRQDMKLIVTSATLDAVKFSQYFYEAPIFTIPGRTYPVEILYTKEPETDYLDASLITVMQIHLTEPPGDILVFLTGQEEIDTACEILYERMKSLGPDVPELIILPVYSALPSEMQTRIFDPAPPGSRKVVIATNIAETSLTIDGIYYVVDPGFVKQKVYNSKTGIDQLVVTPISQAQAKQRAGRAGRTGPGKCYRLYTERAYRDEMLTTNVPEIQRTNLASTVLSLKAMGINDLLSFDFMDAPPMETLITAMEQLYTLGALDDEGLLTRLGRRMAEFPLEPMLCKMLIMSVHLGCSEEMLTIVSMLSVQNVFYRPKDKQALADQKKAKFHQTEGDHLTLLAVYNSWKNNKFSNPWCYENFIQARSLRRAQDIRKQMLGIMDRHKLDVVSCGKSTVRVQKAICSGFFRNAAKKDPQEGYRTLIDQQVVYIHPSSALFNRQPEWVVYHELVLTTKEYMREVTTIDPRWLVEFAPAFFKVSDPTKLSKQKKQQRLEPLYNRYEEPNAWRISRAFRRR; encoded by the exons ATGGCGGTGGCCGTGGCTACGGCGGCAGCCGTACCCGGAACAGAGCTGGGCCCCGCGGAAGAACTAGCCAAACTCGAGTATCTGTCTTTAGTGTCGAAGGTTTGCACTGAGCTGGACAATCACTTGGGGATCAACGACAAGGATCTGG CTGAATTTGTGATCAGTCTTGCTGAGAAAAATACCACCTTTGATACTTTTAAGGCTTCACTGGTCAAAAATGGTGCAGAATTCACG GATTCTCTTATTAGTAACTTGCTGCGTCTCATACAAACCATGCGGCCTCCAGCGAAGCCTTCCACAAGCAAAG ATCCAGTTGTTAAAcccaaaactgaaaaagaaaagctgaaggaACTCTTTCCAGTCCTTTGCCAACCAGACAACCCTTCAGTTCGG ACCATGCTGGATGAGGATGATGTGAAAGTCGCTGTGGATGTCCTGAAAGAACTGGAGGCCTTGATGCCCAGCGCAGCAGGCCAGGAGAAGCACAGAGATGCTGAGCACCG GGacaagacaaagaagaagaagcGGAGCCGAGAGCGAGACCGCGAGCGAGACCGAGACCGCAATAGAGACCATAAGCGGAGACACCGGTCCCGCTCTCGATCACGTTCCCGGACCCGGGAGAGGAATAAGGGGAAGTCTAGATATCGGTCCAGGAGCAGAAGTCAGAGTCCCCCCAGAGACCGGAAAGACCGAGACAAGTATGGGGAGAGGAATCTGGACAGATGGCGGGATAAGCACGTGGACCGCCCTCCCCCAGAAGAGCCCGCCATCGGGGACGTTTACAACGGCAAAGTTACCAGCATCATGCAGTTTGGATGCTTTGTGCAGCTGGAGGGACTAAG GAAGCGGTGGGAAGGCCTGGTGCACATCTCTGAGCTCCGCCGGGAAGGCCGTGTGGCCAATGTGGCTGATGTGGTGAGCAAAGGCCAGAGGGTCAAGGTCAAAGTGCTGTCCTTCACTGGGACCAAGACCAGCTTGAGCATGAAG GATGTGGATCAAGAGACTGGAGAAGATCTAAACCCAAATCGACGACGGAATCTTGTTGGGGAGACCAACGAAGAGACCTCTATGAGGAATCCGGATAGACCCACCCACCTCTCCCTCGTCAGTGCCCCTGAAGTAGAGGACGACTCGCTGGAGCGCAAGCGCCTTACCCGCATTTCTGACCCGGAGAAGTGGGAGATCAAGCAG ATGATTGCTGCCAATGTCCTTTCCAAAGAAGAGTTTCCAGACTTTGATGAAGAGACTGGCATTCTCCCTAAAGTGGATGATGAAGAAG ATGAGGACCTTGAGATTGAACTGGTTGAGGAAGAGCCTCCATTCCTGAGAGGGCACACCAAGCAAAGCATGGACATGAGCCCCATCAAAATTGTCAAG AACCCGGATGGTTCCCTCTCCCAAGCAGCAATGATGCAGAGTGCCCTCGCCAAAGAAAGGCGGGAACTCAAGCAGGCCCAGCGGGAAGCGGAGATGGATTCTATTCCCATGGGACTCAACAAACATTGGGTTGATCCTCTGCCTGATG CGGAAGGCAGGCAGATTGCTGCCAACATGAGGGGTATTGGGATGATGCCCAATGACATTCCCGAGTGGAAGAAGCATGCCTTTGGGGGCAACAAAGCTTCTTATGGAAAAAAGACCCAGATGTCAATCATTGAACAGAGAGAGAGCCTGCCCATCTACAAACTGAAGGAGCAGCTGGTCCAG GCTGTCCATGACAATCAGATTCTGATTGTCATCGGAGAGACAGGGTCTGGGAAGACAACGCAGATCACCCAGTACCTGGCAGAGGCGGGCTACACTTCCAGGGGCAAGATTGGGTGTACGCAGCCCAGAAGAGTTGCGGCCATGTCAGTGGCCAAAAGAGTGTCAGAGGAGTTTGGTTGTTGCTTAGGCCAAGAG GTGGGCTACACCATTCGATTTGAGGACTGCACCAGCCCCGAAACAGTTATCAAGTACATGACGGACGGGATGTTGCTCCGAGAGTGCCTGATTGACCCCGACCTCACTCAGTATGCAATCATCATGTTGGACGAGGCGCATGAGAGAACAATTCACACTGATGTGCTCTTTGGATTGTTGAAAAAG ACGGTTCAGAAACGGCAGGACATGAAGCTGATTGTCACCTCAGCCACCTTGGATGCGGTGAAGTTTTCTCAGTACTTCTATGAGGCTCCCATCTTCACCATCCCAGGTCGAACATACCCAGTAGAAATATTGTATACAAAGGAACCTGAAACCGATTATCTGGATGCCAGCTTGATCACTGTCATGCAGATCCACTTAACAGAGCCACCAG GTGATATCCTGGTCTTCCTGACTGGTCAGGAAGAGATCGATACTGCTTGTGAGATCCTGTATGAAAGAATGAAATCCCTGGGACCCGATGTTCCAGAGTTGATTATCCTTCCAGTGTACTCTGCTCTTCCCAGTGAGATGCAGACCCGAATCTTCGACCCAGCTCCACCTGGCAGCAGAAAG GTCGTGATTGCCACCAACATTGCGGAGACATCACTGACTATTGACGGCATTTACTATGTGGTGGACCCTGGATTCGTGAAGCAGAAAGTTTACAATTCTAAGACCGGGATCGACCAGCTCGTGGTAACTCCTATTTCTCAG GCTCAGGCAAAGCAACGcgctggcagagctgggagaacAGGCCCAGGAAAGTGTTACAGGCTGTACACAGAACGTGCCTACCGAGATGAAATGCTGACCACTAACGTGCCGGAAATCCAGAGAACCAACTTAGCAAGCACAGTGCTCTCACTCAAG GCCATGGGCATCAATGACCTGCTGTCCTTTGACTTTATGGATGCCCCGCCAATGGAAACCTTGATCACAGCCATGGAGCAGCTATACACATTGGGGGCCCTGGACGACGAGGGCCTACTTACTCGCCTGGGCCGCAGG ATGGCAGAGTTCCCCCTGGAGCCAATGCTGTGCAAAATGCTGATCATGTCTGTGCATCTAGGCTGCAGTGAGGAAATGCTGACCATTGTGTCCATGCTGTCTGTGCAGAACGTCTTCTACAGGCCCAAG GATAAACAAGCCCTTGCAGATCAGAAGAAGGCCAAATTCCACCAGACCGAAGGGGACCACCTCACCCTGCTGGCCGTGTACAACTCCTGGAAGAACAATAAGTTCTCCAACCCATGGTGCTATGAGAACTTTATCCAGGCTCGTTCTCTGCGCCGGGCCCAGGACATTCGCAAGCAGATGTTGGGCATAATGGACAG ACACAAGCTGGATGTGGTCTCCTGTGGTAAGTCCACAGTCCGAGTGCAGAAGGCCATCTGCAGTGGATTCTTCCGGAACGCTGCCAAGAAAGACCCACAGGAGGGTTACCGGACACTGATCGACCAGCAGGTGGTCTACATCCATCCTTCCAGTGCTCTCTTCAACAGACAGCCCGAATG GGTGGTGTACCACGAGCTGGTGCTGACCACGAAGGAGTACATGCGTGAGGTCACCACCATTGACCCCCGGTGGCTCGTGGAGTTTGCTCCAGCCTTCTTCAAGGTCTCTGACCCGACCAAGCTAAGCAAGCAGAAGAAGCAGCAACGACTTGAACCCTTGTACAACCGCTATGAGGAACCCAACGCCTGGAGAATATCCCGAGCCTTCCGGCGGCGCTGA